From Candidatus Methylopumilus planktonicus, a single genomic window includes:
- the rpsA gene encoding 30S ribosomal protein S1, which yields MATTAKNTESNSTESFAALFEESIALQEMRSGEVITAEVISIDNDFVIVNAGLKSESVIKAEEFLNDQGELDVKVGDFVKVAIEKLEDGFGSTILSRDKAKKMQAWLDLEDAMNEGTVVRGFVSSRVKGGLRVSVNGITAFLPGSLVDVRPVKDTTPFENKEWDLKVIKIDKKRNNVVVSRKAVMEQSSGADRDAVIGTLTEGATVKGIIKNITDYGAFVDLGGIDGLLHITDLAWRRVKHPSEILNIGDEVEAKVLKFDQEKNRVSLGLKQLDDDPWKGLSRRYPVSTRLFGKVSNLTDYGAFVEIEAGIEGLVHVSEMDWTNKNIHPGKIAQLGDEVEVMILEIDEDRRRLSLGMKQCKSNPWAEFSETHKKGDKVSGPIKSITDFGIFIGLDGGIDGLIHLSDISWDKTGEEAIRNFKKGDELEALIVAIDVEKERISLGLKQLSGDNFTGFTKANDKGSFVKGTVKSADASGIVVTLADQVEGTVDISEVSEDKVEDASTVVKVGDEIEVKILNVDAKEKTIQLSFKSKNAAKPKAAKKKVDVEESSDNAGITNLGALLKAKLDSKK from the coding sequence ATGGCAACGACAGCAAAAAACACAGAATCAAATTCCACAGAAAGTTTCGCAGCTCTATTTGAAGAAAGCATAGCGCTTCAAGAAATGCGCTCAGGCGAAGTAATTACAGCAGAAGTTATATCTATTGATAATGACTTTGTGATTGTAAACGCAGGGCTTAAATCAGAAAGCGTTATCAAAGCAGAAGAATTCCTTAATGACCAAGGCGAACTTGACGTTAAAGTGGGTGACTTTGTTAAAGTTGCAATTGAAAAATTAGAAGATGGTTTCGGCTCTACAATCCTTTCAAGAGATAAAGCGAAGAAAATGCAAGCATGGCTTGATCTTGAAGATGCAATGAACGAAGGTACAGTTGTCAGAGGTTTTGTAAGTAGTCGTGTCAAAGGTGGCTTGAGAGTTTCTGTAAATGGAATCACAGCATTCCTTCCAGGCTCGCTCGTTGATGTAAGACCAGTTAAAGACACAACACCATTCGAAAATAAAGAATGGGATCTTAAAGTTATTAAAATTGATAAGAAAAGAAACAACGTGGTTGTTTCAAGAAAAGCAGTGATGGAACAATCTTCAGGTGCGGACAGAGATGCTGTTATTGGCACACTTACTGAAGGTGCTACTGTAAAAGGTATTATTAAAAATATTACTGATTACGGTGCATTTGTTGACTTAGGTGGCATTGATGGCTTACTTCATATTACTGACTTAGCATGGAGACGTGTAAAGCATCCGTCTGAAATTTTAAATATTGGTGATGAAGTTGAAGCTAAAGTTCTTAAATTTGACCAAGAAAAAAATCGTGTTTCATTAGGTTTAAAGCAACTCGATGATGATCCTTGGAAGGGCTTATCTAGAAGATATCCTGTAAGCACACGTCTATTTGGTAAAGTATCTAACTTAACTGATTACGGTGCATTCGTTGAAATTGAAGCAGGTATTGAAGGTTTAGTTCACGTTTCAGAAATGGACTGGACTAATAAAAATATTCACCCAGGAAAAATTGCGCAGCTCGGCGATGAAGTTGAAGTGATGATTCTTGAAATTGATGAAGACAGAAGAAGACTTTCATTGGGCATGAAGCAATGTAAATCAAACCCATGGGCAGAGTTCTCTGAAACACATAAAAAAGGTGACAAAGTTAGCGGCCCGATTAAATCAATCACCGACTTCGGTATCTTTATTGGTCTTGATGGCGGCATAGATGGCCTTATACACTTGTCTGACATCTCATGGGATAAAACAGGTGAAGAAGCTATCAGAAACTTCAAAAAGGGTGACGAACTCGAAGCGCTTATCGTCGCAATCGATGTTGAAAAAGAAAGAATTTCTCTTGGACTTAAACAATTATCAGGTGATAACTTTACAGGCTTCACAAAAGCTAATGACAAAGGTAGTTTTGTTAAAGGAACAGTTAAATCTGCAGATGCATCAGGTATCGTAGTAACTTTAGCTGATCAAGTTGAAGGCACAGTTGATATTAGTGAAGTAAGCGAAGATAAAGTTGAAGACGCTTCTACTGTTGTTAAAGTAGGCGACGAAATTGAAGTTAAAATTCTTAATGTCGACGCAAAAGAAAAAACAATACAACTTTCATTCAAGTCTAAAAATGCAGCTAAACCAAAAGCAGCTAAGAAAAAAGTAGATGTTGAAGAAAGTTCTGATAATGCCGGCATAACTAATCTTGGCGCCTTATTAAAAGCAAAATTAGATAGTAAAAAATAA
- the cmk gene encoding (d)CMP kinase yields MTSHIPIIAIDGPSASGKGTVAKLVAEKLNFHYLDSGSIYRTIAYAGRLQNIPLNNETLLLNVLENANLSFKNDQILLNGKDVSEAIRTEESGHGASEVAVHRGLREAILGFQRSFENPPGLVAEGRDMTSVVFPHAGIKIFLTASAQIRAERRYKQLISKGNPANIASVLSEIILRDERDLQREISPLLKTKDAIEIDTDTLSISDAVDNITHLFSLKSQTS; encoded by the coding sequence ATGACATCACACATTCCTATTATCGCGATTGACGGTCCTTCTGCCTCTGGAAAAGGAACAGTGGCTAAACTTGTTGCAGAAAAACTAAATTTTCACTATCTAGATTCAGGGTCAATCTACCGAACGATCGCTTATGCAGGTCGCTTACAAAACATACCCCTTAATAATGAAACTTTACTTCTTAACGTTCTTGAAAATGCAAACTTAAGCTTTAAAAATGATCAAATTTTACTCAATGGTAAAGATGTATCTGAAGCTATACGTACTGAGGAATCAGGTCACGGAGCCTCAGAAGTTGCGGTTCACAGAGGTCTGAGAGAAGCAATCCTTGGATTTCAAAGAAGCTTTGAAAACCCCCCTGGATTGGTAGCCGAGGGAAGGGATATGACTTCGGTCGTTTTCCCGCATGCTGGTATCAAAATATTCTTAACTGCAAGCGCACAAATTAGGGCTGAAAGAAGATATAAACAGTTGATCTCAAAAGGAAACCCTGCTAATATAGCCTCGGTTTTAAGTGAAATTATTTTAAGAGATGAGCGTGATTTACAAAGAGAAATCTCTCCCCTCTTAAAAACAAAAGACGCTATAGAAATAGACACAGACACATTAAGCATATCTGATGCCGTTGATAACATCACCCATCTCTTCAGTTTAAAGTCTCAAACGTCTTAA
- the aroA gene encoding 3-phosphoshikimate 1-carboxyvinyltransferase, with protein sequence MANQKKLKAVQSVSGQVTLPGSKSITNRILLLSAMADGITTIIGPLVSDDTRHMIEALVKLQVDLKQKDNGDILIHGTRGSFKNKSAEIFLGNAGTAFRPLTAALSFSNGQYTLSGSPRMHERPIKDLVDALLQLNVDIKYLNQDGYPPLNISPSEIAIQGPIKIRGDISSQFLTALLMAIPLTKKEVVIEIVGDLISKPYIDITLNLMARFGIHVKKIGWKNFIIPGSSKYVSPGEIFVEGDASSASYFLAAGALAGNIEVKGIGNNSIQGDVKFTEALELMGADINILEASIQVSKVETLQAITLDCNHIPDAAMTLAVLALFTKGTTKLFNIGSWRVKETDRIKAMATELRKLGATVIEGKDFIEITPPLRIKEHVEIDTYDDHRMAMCFSLVSLKNIPITINDPACVNKTFPTYFEVLESIVKT encoded by the coding sequence ATGGCAAATCAAAAGAAATTAAAAGCTGTTCAATCTGTTTCTGGCCAAGTCACCCTCCCTGGATCTAAAAGTATCACCAATCGCATTCTTCTTTTGTCTGCAATGGCAGACGGTATAACAACTATAATAGGTCCACTTGTATCAGATGACACACGTCATATGATTGAAGCATTAGTAAAACTTCAAGTTGATCTTAAGCAAAAAGATAACGGTGACATTCTTATTCATGGCACACGGGGTAGTTTTAAAAATAAATCAGCTGAAATTTTTCTAGGTAATGCGGGTACTGCATTTAGACCTTTAACTGCAGCTTTGTCTTTTTCTAATGGCCAATACACACTAAGCGGTTCGCCCCGAATGCATGAGCGCCCCATTAAAGATCTTGTCGATGCACTCTTGCAATTAAATGTAGATATAAAATATCTTAATCAAGACGGCTACCCTCCATTAAATATTTCTCCATCTGAAATTGCAATTCAAGGTCCTATAAAAATTAGAGGTGATATTTCAAGTCAATTCTTAACAGCCCTTCTAATGGCAATTCCACTTACAAAAAAAGAAGTGGTTATTGAAATTGTGGGTGATTTAATTTCAAAACCTTATATTGATATTACGCTTAATCTGATGGCGCGATTTGGTATACATGTTAAAAAAATAGGCTGGAAAAATTTTATTATTCCGGGTTCAAGTAAGTATGTGAGTCCAGGTGAAATATTTGTTGAAGGTGACGCATCATCAGCTTCTTATTTTTTAGCTGCGGGAGCGCTTGCAGGCAATATCGAAGTTAAAGGTATTGGAAACAATAGTATTCAAGGTGATGTGAAATTTACTGAAGCTTTAGAACTTATGGGCGCTGATATTAATATCCTTGAAGCATCAATTCAAGTTTCAAAAGTCGAAACACTTCAAGCAATTACCCTTGATTGTAATCACATTCCAGATGCTGCGATGACACTTGCAGTATTGGCCCTATTTACAAAAGGCACTACTAAACTTTTTAATATTGGAAGCTGGCGCGTTAAAGAAACTGATCGCATTAAAGCTATGGCGACTGAACTTAGAAAATTAGGTGCGACTGTGATTGAAGGTAAAGATTTTATTGAAATCACACCCCCTCTTAGGATTAAAGAGCATGTTGAGATTGATACTTATGACGACCATCGAATGGCTATGTGTTTTTCACTGGTAAGCCTCAAAAATATCCCAATCACAATTAACGATCCAGCGTGTGTCAACAAAACATTTCCAACTTACTTTGAGGTTTTGGAAAGTATAGTAAAGACATAA
- a CDS encoding prephenate dehydrogenase: protein MNKILIFGVGLIGGSIALSAKKSGIASDIVGVGRNQDNLNDAIKLKLIDRTSQELNKDIAEAHIIIIATPVAQFSSILKTIQPHLSSHTIITDVGSTKTSVIESAKEILGNQYSQFIGGHPIAGSEKHGATAAHIDLFKGKNVILTPDQDTSPRAKEVIEVLWKNAGAIVSNMLHGDHDKIFSTISHLPHLLAFSLVDMITHRTNANELLKFAASGFKDFTRIAASSPEMWKDITLANREFILEDIKHFENQIKLLKEAIEQEDAKKILALFENASKTRSEWSR from the coding sequence GTGAATAAAATTCTTATTTTTGGTGTAGGTCTTATTGGCGGATCTATTGCACTCTCTGCAAAAAAATCAGGTATCGCTTCTGATATTGTAGGCGTCGGAAGAAACCAAGATAACCTTAATGATGCAATTAAACTTAAACTTATTGATCGCACGAGCCAAGAATTAAATAAAGATATTGCAGAAGCTCATATTATTATTATTGCGACACCTGTTGCTCAATTCTCCTCAATACTCAAAACGATTCAGCCACATTTATCTTCGCATACGATTATCACCGATGTTGGAAGCACCAAAACAAGTGTAATTGAATCGGCAAAAGAAATTTTAGGTAATCAATACTCACAATTTATTGGCGGTCACCCTATTGCTGGATCCGAAAAACATGGAGCAACTGCAGCCCATATTGATTTATTTAAAGGCAAAAATGTCATTTTAACGCCGGATCAAGACACATCTCCTCGAGCAAAAGAGGTGATTGAAGTACTCTGGAAAAATGCAGGCGCTATAGTTTCAAATATGCTCCATGGCGATCATGACAAAATATTTTCAACGATTAGTCATCTTCCTCATCTGTTAGCTTTTTCACTCGTGGATATGATTACCCATAGAACAAATGCAAATGAACTTTTAAAATTCGCCGCAAGTGGATTTAAAGATTTTACAAGAATTGCAGCAAGCTCTCCTGAAATGTGGAAAGACATTACACTCGCAAATAGAGAATTTATCCTTGAAGATATTAAGCACTTTGAAAATCAAATTAAATTACTTAAAGAAGCTATTGAGCAAGAAGATGCAAAAAAGATTTTAGCTTTATTCGAAAACGCAAGTAAAACTCGAAGTGAATGGTCTCGATAA
- a CDS encoding arginyltransferase has translation MSLPDELSSHKIQFYVTTSYACGYLEGRASQSLVATPHHLISQKHFDDLIKKGFRRSGKFTYKPYCEFCHACIPIRINVKNFMRSKNFKRVIKNHQHLQASLLPLSFHEDHFRLYLEYQKNRHEKVSANDEDVNQYSEFLLQSNIDSRLIQFQDQGDLKIVSFVDIVKNGISAVYTFFDTSDKSVSYGTYSILWLINWCIEKKLDYVYLGYWIQESKKMNYKTHFKPFELFINNEWRSFNSEHDTIQLLNNIK, from the coding sequence ATGAGCCTTCCTGACGAATTATCGAGTCATAAGATTCAATTCTATGTCACTACGAGTTATGCCTGTGGCTACTTGGAAGGTCGTGCATCCCAATCATTAGTTGCAACACCTCATCACCTCATAAGCCAGAAACACTTCGATGATCTTATAAAGAAAGGTTTTCGTAGAAGTGGTAAATTCACATACAAACCTTATTGTGAATTTTGTCATGCATGCATTCCTATTCGCATCAATGTTAAGAATTTTATGCGCTCAAAAAACTTCAAGAGAGTTATCAAAAACCATCAGCATCTTCAAGCTTCCTTGCTACCACTTTCTTTTCATGAAGATCATTTCAGGCTTTATTTGGAATATCAAAAAAATAGACATGAAAAAGTGAGCGCAAATGATGAAGACGTAAATCAGTACAGTGAATTTTTATTACAAAGTAATATTGATAGTCGATTAATTCAATTTCAAGATCAAGGCGATTTAAAAATTGTTAGTTTTGTCGATATCGTTAAAAATGGTATCTCTGCGGTTTATACATTTTTTGATACGAGCGACAAATCTGTCAGTTATGGTACTTATTCCATACTGTGGCTGATCAATTGGTGTATTGAAAAAAAACTAGATTATGTTTATTTGGGCTACTGGATTCAAGAGAGCAAAAAGATGAATTATAAAACTCACTTTAAGCCTTTTGAGCTTTTCATAAATAACGAATGGCGATCATTTAATAGTGAACATGATACAATTCAATTGTTAAACAATATCAAATAA
- the aat gene encoding leucyl/phenylalanyl-tRNA--protein transferase: MGQWIKTDFGSIAFVSNHDPFPKTDQALIEPNGLIAISKTLEAKKIIEAYKQGIFPWFNKHEPILWWSPDPRLILFPEDLKISSSLSKKIKKNNYQFLIDNNFLSVIKFCSEIKRKGQDGTWIDDRIINAYSELHRLKVAHSFEIYFNENLVGGLYGIVLDGVFFGESMFHYERDASKMAFVLAIQYLKNIGIKMVDCQMKTNHLLSLGAREISRDRFIQLLNTYIKT, encoded by the coding sequence ATGGGTCAATGGATAAAAACTGATTTTGGTTCCATCGCTTTTGTTAGTAATCATGACCCCTTTCCGAAGACTGATCAAGCCCTTATTGAGCCGAATGGTCTTATTGCAATATCCAAAACACTTGAAGCTAAAAAAATTATTGAAGCTTACAAACAAGGGATCTTTCCTTGGTTTAATAAACACGAACCTATTTTATGGTGGTCACCTGATCCAAGATTAATATTATTTCCTGAAGATCTTAAAATTTCATCATCTTTATCTAAGAAAATTAAGAAAAATAATTATCAATTTTTAATAGACAATAATTTTTTATCTGTCATTAAATTTTGTAGTGAAATAAAAAGAAAAGGCCAGGATGGTACATGGATTGACGATCGTATTATTAATGCATACTCTGAATTACATCGGCTGAAAGTTGCCCATTCTTTTGAGATCTATTTTAATGAAAATCTTGTCGGCGGCCTTTATGGAATAGTTTTAGATGGGGTTTTCTTTGGTGAATCCATGTTTCATTATGAAAGAGACGCCTCTAAAATGGCATTTGTTCTTGCCATTCAGTATCTAAAAAATATAGGTATTAAGATGGTAGACTGTCAGATGAAAACGAATCATCTTTTAAGTTTAGGTGCTAGAGAGATTTCTCGTGACCGTTTTATTCAATTACTTAATACTTACATTAAAACATGA
- a CDS encoding TraB/GumN family protein, which yields MKRFLILVILLLNIVPLAYANERGLFWKLKAPNGSTHYLFGTMHTDDNRIIKFLPIVKKSVNASDLLLVEIAPNDHSQNLLMQNHSLATDLNEIELKQIKKLAEFHVMHFENVIRMKPWLLAIIFDSPKPHTEFNQDYLLTAMAEDLDKEVIGLESSKEHFATMDSLSNDEQLIILRAVLKKTEKEKLSDYNLLMKHYISGDVEQIRKTDERLTGKLMSEAMWAKIKVQLMGERNKKMAIKIKELSKDKQLFIAVGASHLAGQDGLLNQLKDSGFKMSPIKAFE from the coding sequence ATGAAACGTTTTTTAATATTAGTTATTTTACTCTTAAATATAGTCCCACTCGCTTACGCTAATGAGCGAGGGTTGTTTTGGAAATTAAAAGCACCCAATGGCTCGACGCATTATTTATTCGGTACTATGCATACTGATGACAATAGAATTATTAAGTTCTTACCTATTGTTAAAAAATCTGTCAATGCATCAGATCTTCTTTTGGTAGAAATTGCGCCTAACGATCACTCACAAAATCTTTTAATGCAGAATCATTCCCTAGCCACGGATTTAAATGAGATAGAGCTAAAGCAAATTAAAAAACTAGCAGAATTTCATGTGATGCATTTTGAGAATGTTATAAGAATGAAGCCTTGGCTCTTGGCTATTATTTTTGATTCACCCAAGCCCCATACCGAATTCAATCAGGACTATCTTTTAACGGCAATGGCAGAGGATTTAGACAAAGAAGTTATAGGGCTTGAGTCATCAAAAGAGCATTTTGCTACGATGGATTCCCTCTCTAACGATGAACAATTAATAATACTTAGAGCGGTTTTAAAAAAAACAGAGAAAGAAAAATTATCTGATTACAATTTACTCATGAAACATTACATCTCAGGAGATGTTGAGCAAATACGAAAAACGGATGAACGATTAACAGGTAAATTAATGTCAGAAGCTATGTGGGCTAAAATTAAAGTTCAGCTTATGGGCGAGAGAAATAAGAAGATGGCCATAAAAATTAAAGAGCTTTCAAAAGATAAACAATTATTTATTGCAGTCGGCGCATCCCATTTAGCAGGACAGGACGGCTTGTTAAATCAGTTAAAAGATTCAGGATTTAAAATGTCACCTATAAAAGCGTTTGAATAA
- a CDS encoding TrmH family RNA methyltransferase, with protein MKRQLISSRGNQHFKHLKKLSESPRYRYEVQQTILDGIHLIESYAQRFGSPDSVALIQGSDINKISGYLNEETQVLEFPAGLFSEIAPVMSPTGILASINIPHLDAPKKQNCILLLEDIQDPGNLGSILRSASASGVDLVYLSDHCADLWSPKVLRGGQGAHFYLPCVENAVFSDITKAFEGKIFATELNGKSIFKENLKGPVAFIFGNEGSGLQSETIGLTSHSVRIPMEIGIESLNVSAAVSICLYEKYRQENFSA; from the coding sequence ATGAAGCGCCAACTAATTTCATCTCGTGGCAACCAACATTTTAAGCATTTAAAAAAACTTAGTGAATCCCCTCGTTATCGGTATGAAGTTCAACAAACGATTCTAGATGGTATTCACCTTATTGAGTCTTATGCTCAGCGCTTTGGCTCCCCAGACTCTGTGGCTTTAATTCAGGGCAGTGACATAAATAAGATCTCAGGGTATTTAAATGAAGAAACGCAAGTATTAGAATTTCCAGCAGGACTTTTTTCTGAAATAGCACCTGTTATGTCGCCTACAGGTATTCTTGCATCTATTAACATTCCACATTTAGATGCGCCAAAAAAACAGAACTGTATTTTATTGTTGGAAGATATTCAAGACCCAGGTAATTTAGGAAGCATTTTAAGATCTGCAAGCGCCTCAGGCGTAGATCTTGTTTACTTGTCTGATCATTGTGCTGATCTATGGTCACCTAAAGTATTAAGAGGAGGGCAAGGCGCTCATTTTTATTTGCCATGTGTTGAGAATGCTGTTTTTTCTGATATTACAAAAGCTTTCGAGGGAAAAATTTTTGCTACTGAATTAAATGGAAAATCTATTTTTAAAGAAAACTTAAAAGGGCCTGTTGCCTTTATTTTTGGCAACGAGGGAAGTGGTCTGCAATCAGAAACTATAGGTTTGACTTCGCATTCCGTTCGTATTCCTATGGAAATAGGGATTGAATCATTGAACGTTTCTGCCGCTGTATCGATATGTTTATATGAAAAATATAGGCAAGAAAATTTTAGTGCTTAG
- a CDS encoding Hsp33 family molecular chaperone HslO, with amino-acid sequence MHNSADKLHRFIFENTDIRGNYVKLSHTIEEATQHQSLPQNLHAILGELMVASSLLASTLKLDGSLTLQIQTNGPLKLLIAECNGNLGMRGTVKWSGAIESLAPIDLIKEGHFIITLIQKNAKTPYQGIVPMEGNSTSELLENYMLRSEQIQTKLWIYSQNDIFHGLLIQKLPFNSSAEELNQDEMNKVWERIVGSANQSFNALRPELEVSEILQNVFSSETIRLYDPTHLGFACSCSKKSIENMLQLIGKEECNSIIEEQASITIHCDFCNECYQYSEDEVDFVFNESSNSAKH; translated from the coding sequence ATGCATAATTCAGCAGACAAATTACATAGATTTATTTTTGAAAACACAGATATTCGAGGTAATTACGTAAAGCTAAGTCATACAATCGAAGAGGCTACGCAACATCAATCGCTGCCTCAGAATCTTCATGCCATATTGGGGGAACTTATGGTGGCAAGCTCTCTCCTCGCTTCAACACTAAAGCTTGACGGCTCACTGACATTACAAATTCAAACCAATGGACCACTCAAATTATTAATCGCTGAATGTAATGGAAATTTAGGGATGCGGGGTACGGTTAAATGGAGTGGTGCTATTGAATCTCTAGCACCAATAGACCTTATTAAAGAAGGCCACTTCATTATTACTTTAATTCAAAAAAATGCAAAGACGCCCTATCAAGGCATCGTGCCCATGGAAGGAAACTCAACCAGTGAACTTCTTGAAAATTATATGTTAAGGTCAGAGCAGATTCAAACCAAACTATGGATCTATTCTCAAAATGATATTTTTCATGGCCTTCTTATTCAAAAGCTTCCATTTAATTCTTCAGCAGAGGAATTAAATCAAGATGAAATGAACAAAGTTTGGGAAAGAATTGTTGGATCTGCTAACCAATCGTTTAATGCGCTTCGTCCCGAACTAGAAGTATCTGAAATTCTTCAGAATGTATTTTCATCAGAAACAATTCGTTTATACGATCCAACTCACCTTGGCTTTGCCTGTAGCTGCTCCAAAAAAAGTATTGAAAACATGCTTCAGCTTATTGGGAAAGAAGAATGTAACTCCATCATTGAAGAGCAAGCTTCCATAACAATTCACTGCGATTTCTGCAATGAGTGTTATCAATATTCAGAAGATGAAGTAGATTTTGTATTTAACGAGTCGAGTAATTCAGCTAAGCACTAA
- a CDS encoding DUF3301 domain-containing protein — MLEYILFVLLILTVWFWIDTISKRELAIQLGKNLSKQFDLQFLDETVACEKITLKRNEKGQVAILRCYEFMVSSSTNDRIKCNLFLLGKHLHNWHIPPYISMES; from the coding sequence ATGCTTGAATATATCCTTTTTGTTTTACTAATTCTGACCGTTTGGTTTTGGATTGATACAATCTCAAAACGTGAGCTTGCCATTCAACTTGGGAAAAATTTATCTAAGCAATTTGATCTTCAGTTTTTAGATGAGACAGTTGCATGCGAAAAAATTACATTAAAACGAAATGAAAAAGGTCAGGTTGCCATATTAAGATGCTATGAATTTATGGTGAGCAGCTCCACAAACGATCGAATCAAATGTAATCTTTTCCTCTTAGGAAAGCATTTACATAACTGGCATATCCCGCCCTACATAAGCATGGAAAGTTAA
- a CDS encoding ammonium transporter encodes MDNLIGANDVLFVLLGAVMVLAMHAGFAFLEVGTVRHKNQVNALVKILVDFSVSTLAYFFIGYGIAYGVNFLSPAEALSAKNGYELVKFFFLLTFAAAIPAIISGGIAERAKFNSQLAATFALVGFVYPFFEGIAWNNHLGVQSFLEGNFGFKFHDFAGSVVVHAMGGWIALAAVLLLGARHGRYGKDGRLHAYPPSNFPFLALGAWILTVGWFGFNVMSAQTANGISGLVAINSLMALAGGTIAALIVGKNDPGFIHNGPLAGLVAVCAGSDIFHPIGALITGLVAGILFVWTFTLTQNRLKIDDVLGVWPLHGLCGAWGGIAAGIFGSTYFGGMGGVSFASQLIGTLLGVLIALIGGFLVYGTLKHFFGIRLTQEEEFNGADISIHKTAANAED; translated from the coding sequence ATGGATAACTTAATTGGTGCAAATGATGTTTTATTTGTTTTATTGGGCGCAGTTATGGTGCTAGCTATGCATGCAGGCTTCGCATTTTTAGAAGTAGGCACTGTTCGTCATAAAAACCAAGTCAATGCGCTTGTTAAAATCCTTGTTGATTTTTCAGTATCTACACTGGCCTACTTTTTTATAGGTTATGGCATTGCCTATGGCGTGAATTTCTTGTCACCCGCAGAAGCTCTATCTGCTAAAAACGGGTATGAACTTGTTAAGTTTTTCTTTTTGCTTACTTTTGCTGCAGCTATTCCTGCAATTATATCGGGGGGTATAGCTGAAAGAGCTAAATTCAATTCCCAATTAGCAGCTACCTTCGCTTTGGTTGGTTTCGTATATCCATTTTTTGAAGGTATTGCTTGGAATAATCATTTAGGTGTCCAATCTTTTCTTGAAGGTAATTTTGGGTTTAAATTCCACGATTTTGCAGGTTCAGTAGTTGTCCATGCCATGGGTGGCTGGATAGCTTTGGCGGCTGTTTTATTACTTGGGGCAAGACATGGCAGATATGGTAAAGATGGAAGGCTCCATGCTTATCCACCATCTAATTTCCCCTTTTTGGCTTTAGGTGCTTGGATCTTAACTGTAGGATGGTTTGGTTTTAACGTTATGTCAGCGCAAACAGCGAATGGTATTTCAGGCCTCGTAGCAATTAATTCTCTAATGGCATTAGCGGGTGGGACCATAGCAGCCCTTATCGTTGGAAAAAATGACCCCGGTTTTATCCATAACGGACCGCTTGCAGGTCTTGTGGCAGTGTGCGCAGGATCAGATATTTTTCATCCCATTGGCGCTCTGATTACAGGTTTAGTCGCAGGTATTCTTTTTGTATGGACCTTTACTCTTACACAAAATCGTTTAAAGATTGATGATGTATTGGGTGTGTGGCCATTGCATGGACTTTGTGGTGCTTGGGGCGGTATCGCTGCAGGCATTTTTGGATCTACTTATTTTGGTGGCATGGGAGGCGTTAGCTTTGCATCTCAACTCATAGGAACTTTATTAGGCGTATTGATAGCACTTATCGGTGGATTCCTGGTTTATGGCACCCTTAAGCATTTCTTTGGTATTCGATTAACCCAAGAAGAAGAATTTAATGGCGCTGATATTTCGATTCATAAAACTGCAGCCAATGCAGAAGATTAA